ACGAGTCCATAGCCACCGTCTCCTGGTGGAGGTGGCGTCGCCTTCGCCTCGTCGTCAACCTCCTTCTCTCCGTCGCCTCCCCTCTCACCCACGTCCTGGGGGCCACCGCGTGCCCAGCGTGCCCTGAGCCGCCCGCGCCGCGGTCAGGCCGCCGCCCCGGCCCCTGAGGACGAAGGCGATACCGACGGCGATAACAGCGCCCGCTACCGGCCCAGCCAGGTACGCCCACCACGAGGTCCAGTCGTTCAGCACCAAGGCGGGCCCGAGCGAACGGGCGGTGTTCATCGAAGCGCCGCTGACAGGCGCCCCCCACAGTCCGGCCAGTGCGATGTAGCTGCCGACGCCGATGGCGGCGAAGGGCCCGACTTGCTGAGCCCCCGACGCTGTCCCGAGGATCGTGCTGACCAGCCCGACGGTGAGGACCATCTCCCATAGCATGGCGGTCGTCGTGGAGATGCCGTGGCCCGGAAGCGTCAGACCCGCGGCACCGTGCTTGCCGATAAGCGCCCACAGGAGCAACGTGGCCAGGATGGCACCTAGCAACTGGGCGACGATGTAGAAAGGGACGCGCCTCCAGGGGAAGTTGCCCCGCAACGCGAAGGCGATGCTGACTCCCGGGTTGAGGTGCGCTCCCGAGACCGCCCCCATGAACAGGATTATGGCGGCCACCATCAGTCCCGGCGCGACGACCCGGGCACCATATGG
This genomic window from Acidimicrobiales bacterium contains:
- a CDS encoding MIP/aquaporin family protein, with protein sequence MASEPTEAASPRGPAPLSFEQPNSITRRFDFWDDRYEGRRLFSEALGTFFLVLVAVGAGIVNTRFGGNAVPYGARVVAPGLMVAAIILFMGAVSGAHLNPGVSIAFALRGNFPWRRVPFYIVAQLLGAILATLLLWALIGKHGAAGLTLPGHGISTTTAMLWEMVLTVGLVSTILGTASGAQQVGPFAAIGVGSYIALAGLWGAPVSGASMNTARSLGPALVLNDWTSWWAYLAGPVAGAVIAVGIAFVLRGRGGGLTAARAAQGTLGTRWPPGRG